ATTTTATACAATAtccagaaaaacaaaggaggagCTTGTGACCCACAGCATGTGAGACTTCACTGCTTTGCAATTCAAAGCTGCTACTAATGATGTCAGAAATGAAGAGCAATCTGTTATGCCTgacctaaataaataaaacccaaactgGCATTTCTCTTCCCTGCTGTAGTCTGAGTCATCCATTTAGGAAAACTCAAAGGATCCTAAGAGGGCCCAGGTCAGACATCCAAGATGCCTGAAATAGCATCAGGAATGCACTTGGCAACACCCGTCTGTCATAGTAGCCATGTGCTTGTCTCACAGAGTCCAAGTTTCAAAACAACCACCTATGGAGCATCAATCTGTGCTTTTGGGCAGCTGGAGGTGAATCTCCAATCCCTGGTGGGTGTTTACTGGCCATTTCAGacctaactttgtctgtctttgttggtAGACCCTTAAACTGAGATGATTGCATTTTGATAGATTATATATGTGAAGTGTATATAATCTACACAActatatatttgttttctaGACATCTTTGGTCCAACACTGATGGCTCCTCTTGCCTCAGCTTGTCTGAGTCCAGCCTTTACCAAATGGTTTGGTCATCATGTCAATGAGCATTACAGACAAATGCTGTCACTGAGATTTATAATTAGACTTGTTAGTTGAATGATGCTGCAGCGTTTAGACTGTCAGTGGGGTCAGTGGTATTTTCTAGAGCTAGCCATTTATTCCTCACACTTAAGGTAATATAGCAATGTCTATTTGGAAAAACTGAGTATAACCAGTGAGAAGCATTACAGCGTTAGACCAGGTTATAATTAATAGTATTGCTAGCTCCTGGTTATTCAAGTCAAACGTGTGTACTTCTCCATCATGTGCTCAAATCCAATAGTAAAATTCACGACCTTAACAGGGATTTTTGTCGGCGATACATTTGCCGATTTTCACGCCAAAGTAGAGGGTAAAACTAGGGTCATCGCTTCATTGCCATCCGGCGAACAGCTTGATGGCTTACCGTTAGCTAGCTGCTCCGTTTAGCTGGCTTACCTGGCAGCATTACATGCTAGCTGTTCGCTTGGCAAGCTAACAAGGAGGGGCAGAGTTTGGTCAGGGTGGATGTGGACCAGCCATGTAAATCAGCCTAAACCGATGACTTACTGAGAATGACAAATGTATGTGGCGTCCGCTGGTTAGCATTGGTGTTACTTAAGGTCAGCTGGCTGTAAAAGCGGACCAAATGTCAAGATTGTGCTGCCGGCCAAGGCCCAAGCAGCCTCGCTAGCGACCGGTGTCCATCCGGCTAGCTAGTTAACGTTAGCCGGCAGTGACAGCTAGCTTACATCTCCTGCGCTTAATTCTCCCAATTCCAACGGTCCAAAATGTGATGTTGCTTTCTCTTTTAAAACATTAACTTCTGAATATTGGTTGGCAACTCGTGTTAACTGGGTGACGATCATTAAAGTCGCTTAGTTACGGGTGGATTTGCCGTTATCAAGATAGGCCAAAAAGGCACTTTTGATGGCGAACTCCTCTCGATAGCTTACattagctagcaagctagctagctagctagctgtcaGCTGCAGCGGCCAGGCAACCCAACGAGGCCCATAGACTGTCGTTTTCCACGCTAAACTTATTTGAATCCGGCTGTTCACACTCGTATTAATATGTCAGCTCACCTCGACATCACGTCCcttgtttttaaagctcttGATGCGGTGGTTTTCCAAGCCGGCGTTTTCTGCCATGGCTGTATGGGGTTTCGCTATTACTCCGGCTTTCGGGATCTCCTCCGTGAAAGACGAGGCACGGCagctcctgtgctgctgctgggtccggggagggggaggaggaggaggaggaggaagaggacgtaACAGATCGCAGAGTGAGGGGAGGAGTTAATGCATACCTCCTGCATGGGCTGTCCTGCTTTCCACGGCTTCCTCGAcgcagtaataataaaaaattcaCCTTCCACTTGATGGCTGCAAAAGACATCCTGAGATGTGCAGCTCAATCATCATTTTTGCAGATGCACAACTTAATAATAACAACccagagacaaaaagaagaaagagactgggggaaaaaaagtatgCCTCCAAACACAGACTTTAATGAATCAACAATATTTGGATTTGCTTGTACAATAACATCATTAGTGCAAACAAAGACAAGCTTTTGAAATATCGAACTGTCACACTTCAGCAGCGGAAAATGCAATGCCAATACAACACAACAGATTGACATTTTTAACCATATATCTCTCTAATCAGAGACGACCAGCACAAACTCTGGTAATATTCtgatatttagaataaaatccCCATAAGATTTCAGGAtgagaaaagtgtttgtgtgtgtgtgtgtgtgtgtgaggggactAAAGCGCTGTTCATAACAAGTGATTTAGACTTCAGTTTCAATATGTTAAGTGTCAGTCTTTTGAGAAATAAttcactgtaaaacattttcCAGCACCGTCACCTCAGCATGACTCAATGAAAAGTCAACCTGGGAAACCGGCTGTCCCCTGGAATGTGCACCTGGAGTTTACAATATCCCCCATTTGAATTGTAGTTTTAATCAAAGAAGGCAACATAAAAGCGAATGGGATGTCGTTTACTGGCGTGTAAGTTTTAACAGCCGATCCTTCATTAGTCCGCAAACTCTTGCCGGCCCACAAAAATCATGTCTTGTCAAACCAAAAGAGATAGATGACTTTGATGCATGActcatataaatataaataaatatagggGGTATGCTGAGATGTCAGTATGGCATTTAGGTGCTAACATATTGAACAACACAAGTATAAAGCTATGTCGATAAAACATGGCTTCTGATCCTGAAAAATGGGAACATTTTACCTTTACATCCACTGTCTGGCATCTACACACAGATTAAGAATGTAAGCAGCAACCGAAAGTGTTTCAGTTAATACAGGGTGATTACCACTGACGTTAAGTAATGATTGAACAGTTTCTCCATCAGCACAGACTGTTACAAGCCCACTGTGGCCGACCAATAATCAGGAATCCTGACTCCTTCAAGGACACTCAAGCGACGATCCAGGAGCAGCggtagagagacagagtaaTCACGGGAAACAAAACAAGAGGCGTTCAAGCCACACATAATGATATTATCCAATCAGGGCCTGTCAACTGTAGTGTCACAGAGGTTGCTATGAGATATAGGGGAGGATGATAATGTAAAGAAGGGCCAAGGCTGAAGTGCTCCTCTAGAAGATTTGTTGTTCAAAGAGGATCTTCTCAAATCCTTGTGGAGCTGTGTGGTAGAAGTCACTAAACTGGCAGTCTAAGATGGCACTGTCATCCACTGAAACAAAAGAGGGGAAAGACATTATTCACATAAGTTAAGTTTTGACAATATAAGCCACCATCACATGTATTGTGGATATTCTTGCATGCACATcaagtcaaacattttattttggttgtAACATTACATCAGATGGGTGATGGTTAGCCACACAATGTGTCTATAGTCAGAGTTGATGGGTCCATGAAAGTTTCAcaatttcaaatatattgaaaATGTGACGTGTGGACTTGCACCCGGGTGCCAATAGCCTGACAGCAGGTATATTGTTGTACAAACGCACAGTCATGCAGTATAAAGAACGATTAATCACCTTTCAGTTTAATATGGGTGTGGTGGCTGAATGGTTTAGTTACAGGACTTTCAGAGAAGAATTGTGTTCAAATCCTATGTGAGACTGATAGTAAATTAAAGTAATGTACTTGGTAAGTTCATTAACttgtatatttcagttttcttctaTCATTATGAGTTTTCAGTCgcagtttggttatgtttagataccaaaactacttggttaggtttagtcaGAGACAAATATAATATGCAGtgtaaattaaacacaaaatatcttctttccaacatacagtactgtgcaaatgttttaggcaggtgtgaagaaacataattgtttatttgtatcaatttacaaaatgcaaagtgagcgaacagaagaaaaatctaaatcaaatcaataattgCAGTGACCATcctttgccttcagaacagcatcagttctttcaggtacacttgcacaaactCAGAGATTTTGAAGGATCACAGTCAGGTGCATGATTAACCAGTAATACCAAACAGGTCCTAATGATCATCAGgttcatatgtaggttgaaacaaAGTCATAAActtaaacagaaacagctgtaggaggcttaaacCTGAGCGAGGAAAAGTCAAACTactaccaaggtgaggctgtggaggacagtttcatgtctcaggtcatcatggcaagactgagcacagcaataagacacaaggtagttatactgcatcagcaagacCTCttccaggcaaagatttcagagcagactggggtttcaacacgtgctgttcaagctcttttgaagaactACAAGGAAACGGGCAGCTttgaggaccgtagacgcaGCACtcagccaaggaaacttagtgcagcagatgaaggaCACTTTTATGCTTCATTCTCTTTGAAATGGGAAGATGTCCACTGCAGGACATGGAACTAATGTGGTGAAAACATTTAATGGTGGCACTCGGCAGCTTGCAATTTGAGTGATTTCCATAAGCAGTTTAATTAAATCTCATAATTTTTATTCAGTCTAATGTCAGACCTAACTAAAGTATGATGACAGAAATTACAAAATGTATATCTTATGGCATCTTTAgtattcaataataataatattcaaaaaatatttctcagagTTCTTTtggagaggagaaagtggaGCATATTCCTAACTGCCACAGGTGAGTTCAGGTTATGTAAAAGCTTAATAGAAAACACTGAAGTGATGATCTTAACAGCCAAAAAAGTATCGTATTGCCCTTTAAACACTAATGAATTACTGTACATATACAGAAAATGAACTGGGGTGTTTGCTTAACATCAGCCAGAGAGAAGATGCCAGCCAGTGAAATCATTTGTTGCAGCTTTGCCAAGAATGAAACCTGAATGTCTTGGTCCTCTGTTGCAAGACTGTCAGTTCCTGCTAAAggcttttatttcattagtcCAAGCTACTCAGTCTAGGATGTGTGAAATCTCTTTGTGTTTAAATAAGCAAATTACAAAATACTTGCAAGTTCAACTGACATCCTGGACTGAGCAGTGTTacataaaaatgcacaaatgcagCCCTCTAGTGGAACAACATTGTAACTGCCGTGATGGCCAAAAGTAACACATCCTGGTAGACCACTCAGCAAATCAAGCCAAACAGTTAAACTTACCATAAACGACAGGGTACACAGTGCCTCGGATCCCTGAGGCAGGACAGTGCATGTTCTTTCCATTCAGATATAAATTCAGCTCCACGTGGTCGTATGTGATGCCCTGAGGAACACCAGCAAAAATTAATGTTTGCATTCGACTGTGATTGCATATTTAAACCTGGTCTATTTGTCAAAGAGAGACATTCACGTGCAAATCCTGACTTTTCACAGTTTGTGACTGTGATCTATTTGAAAATGAGCATTGAGACTCTCTATTTTCAGCTCTCGTCAACAGGAGCAGGAAAAGCTTGGCAAAGCCAAATGGTATAGAGACAAAACATGGTATGAATATGGTGAGAAAGGTGAAGTGCTGGGGGAAAACAAATCAGAGCTGTGCCTATTTTTTAGCTAATTGTACTCTAAAATCATTATTGGtgtatgttttttattgtaattccATATGTGTAGTATAATGTGATTTTATGATACTGACATCAGTAAATCTAAACTACACTGTACATGTATAAACCCAACTAGGGTCAAGAGTTGAAAATTAGCAACAGCTATAAACTCTTTGAGCATCACATCAGTTTCATGCTCTTTATTGGAACTATGTTAAACTGCATGAAATGTGTGCGAGTAGCTTGAACTATCGATAAACGGTGTCAGTGTCGAATGAAGTCATTTTGTGATTTCCAGGTCACTGTTCCCGGAATAAGTGATGAAAGGAATTGACAGCAATGTATGTGGGTTTTGCACATGACATAAAAACAAGGTATGTATTCTTTTTTGGCTGTAATGATTAAAGGTCACGTCCATATGTTCCCTTGGCCTTCCCCCTAGAGGCCTGGGACACTTTGATATGCAGcgtttttcttttgcatttgtttccggagtttgagtgtttttgacTTTGCATCATTCCAGCATTTGCtgttacagtgtttgttttggcaccaCGTTTCTATTTGCTTTGGATTTTCATAGGTGTTTCTGAATTGGCATCATTTCTGAAGCTGATTTGCTTATATGTTTAAGATTAGTTCTATCATATCAGGGACAATGTGTCAAGCACAGATAGTGACATGCTTACTGACAGTCACAGacgtctgcatgtgtttggaaaTTGGAGTGCATACCATAAATGCTGAGTTCTTACCCCAATGGCCCAGGTTCAGATCTGGCCTGggacctttgctgcatgtcaccCCCTCTGCCCTTCCTGACTCACTAATGTCATATCTAGTTAAGTACCAGAACAATAATCTTAAGAAGACTAAAAAACAGGTCCAGTCCTTCTGCACCCACAGGATTTACTGCTGCAACAGCCCACCCCCACAATCTATTTTTTTAGACCTCAGGTCTGTGCTCATTAACATCATATTTAACAAAACGATTTTGGAGTCCTGAGTGACAACGTCTGTGAAAATTCAAATTAAGTTTATGCTGTttcagtaaaatgaaaaatctgCGACAATGTCTGAACTGATGCCAAACCTTGGCACAAACAGAAGGCTATCAAGCCCATATTAGACCGAGCATGATGTGTTGggggaaaagcaaaaaaaacctcATAATACTAAAGTCCACTGCCGCTCCTGTAGGCCTCTGGCAGCTGATTATTCTGAAGGGGTTGCTTTAAGTTCTGTAAATACACACTATCAACACTCACATGCCGAGTTTACAGACTAAACTGTTCAAGTTTTTGCTTGCCATCGTCGCCTTATGCTTGCTCATGTGCggatccttaattttgaattctctcttaattaaagaattttggtctagacctgcttcTTTATAAAagaagtgtcttgagataatatttgttatgaattggcactacgtaaataaatattgattgataaaatgatttaaaaaaaaaaaatagatctCCCTTTACAAGAATCCTCTGAACACCCATGTCGGACAACACTTCTATTGGAACAGAAAACGACTGTCTTGCTCATATGATGCCAGTTCTTCCATAACTTTCTTGTCTATGACAGTTTACGCTCACCACTTATTTGGCAAAATGCagattctgaaaaaaaaagagttcttCATTTTCAGCTCTGTGCGGCAACacttaaaacattcaaaagttAGATCATCAAACTTAAATTCAGGATCAAGGAGAATATATTTGACACTCACCACAATGTCGCCCTCCTGAGGAAGGCTGTTTGCTGGTAGACGATTCTTCTCTTCATTATTGTGGTACACAGACCCATCATGCCTCAGGACAAggctgtttgtgtctctgcccAAAGGCACTTGATTAAGATTCACTTTCTGTGTGGCCACACCTATTCCCCACACACCTAAAGACAGAGCACAACAATGGCGATTTCAAAACACGATTTTCAGCTCAAATATAAAAGCTTGTCAAGCTTTTGTATTTTTGACAACGGCGAGCTGTACGAAAACTTTGTAGGCAAGATTCATATGCATAGAATATTCCTAATTGAATGCTGGTAAAAATAGTCCAGTGAGGAGCTGCACAAGGGTAGCTTTTTCTTAAGGTCATAGatgtaagaaaacaaatgtcttGTGCTTTCAAAAAGTGTCTTTGTAAGTGAAGGGAATATCACCAGCGAGCATGCAGTCACAAGACGGAGTAGCTACTAAAAACCGCAGCGTGTCTGTATCAATAACTCCCACTAGGAATGCACCAGAAAATGGCAAGAATAGAAGGCAGGAGGTTGAAGCCAAGTGCTTACCAGTGGACTGGATCTTAAACTCAAAATAACTTTTGTTCTGGTGCAGCGGAGCGTTGGCCAGACAGCCTCCAGTGCCACATATCCTCCTGCCGCTTTTTACAATGACAACATCTGTGCCTGCAAAACAAAAGGCAAGAATACACTGTTGTTGTAAAGACACACGattcatacaaaaaaacaataagcaAATATTGTCATTGTTGATTAATGACAATTACAGTACTGATGTTGATTAATCATTGGGTTATTCAATAAAATGTGAGGAAATAGCAAAGAATACCCATTACTGTCATAAATTAACTTCAAAGGGCTTGTTTTGTTTAACCAACAATCCAAAGATAATATATTTGCAGTCACACAAGTCATATAAAAGCAGCAACATGGTAACAACTGACAAGCTGGAATGATTAAAAGACTACAAACACTGtttgagattattttgttttatggaTTGATTACTTGACTAATAATTTCAACACTAAGTGAACTGCTGCTGGTAGATTTAAATTCTCACTTATTCTTATAGAGTGGAAAGGCAGGTCACTTGTTAGAGAGAAGTATTAAAACTTTATGTTCAAAAGCCTGTAAACCAGCTGCTGTATTTGAATACTGACAGTAAACACTCACAATAACAAGTTCAGGCTTAAGTTGCATTGCTCTGATGACACCTCTTCAAGAAGTAAGATAAATTAAGTACAACTCAAGTAAATCAAATCTTAAATCCCACCTCAACTCTCAAATTGTTActtcacttggatgtttgacctTTAGGGTGCACACATGATGCACACATGATGCAAACTcatctgctgcagcagtgaagtTTCTCAGCTCTCACCTCAAATCTCAGTCTAAGACGTGGACTGAATGAGCAGGAATATACTCCAGGACCCTTTGGATTTTACAACGAGGGAGAGGAAATAATCTGCTTCCTGGATTTTCCAGGTAACTGAGATGTGTCTGACACAAattatcattaaaatcaaaGTTCGTGTAGGTCTGATAAGGGGATCTTTGATGGCTGTTATAACCCTGTGTTGAGTTTGGTAGCAGGA
This region of Pempheris klunzingeri isolate RE-2024b chromosome 10, fPemKlu1.hap1, whole genome shotgun sequence genomic DNA includes:
- the spryd7b gene encoding SPRY domain-containing protein 7b, giving the protein MAAMFTCCLGCCGDGGSGHIPLKEMPTVQLDTHHMGTDVVIVKSGRRICGTGGCLANAPLHQNKSYFEFKIQSTGVWGIGVATQKVNLNQVPLGRDTNSLVLRHDGSVYHNNEEKNRLPANSLPQEGDIVGITYDHVELNLYLNGKNMHCPASGIRGTVYPVVYVDDSAILDCQFSDFYHTAPQGFEKILFEQQIF